Below is a window of Conger conger chromosome 16, fConCon1.1, whole genome shotgun sequence DNA.
TTGCCTCTTGGTGCCCAAACATACATTTAGTacttcatacacaaacactgtaaAGACTCAAAATGAATCAATGAAATACGTAAATTCATAACATAATAGAATAGAAATTAACCCCTAATTCAAGGAAGTAACCATGACAGCATTGCCAGCTGTTATGAAACTGCTTTATaatgttctgattggctgagcagaGACCTTTGCTGTGTTCTGACTGGATGAGCAGAGACCTCGGTGTGGCGGTTCCTACCTTGCAGATGGCCTCCAGGTGACGGTTGCTGGCGAAGGAGTTGTCCTGGAGACAGCGGTCACACTCCTCCCGCCAGTGCCTCCACTTAACGTCAAACTCAGTCAGGGTCTGGTTCCCGCCCGGCtgcacaggagggagggaggagcaaCTTTAACCAGGACCAGAACCGCTAACCTTAACCAGGACCAGAACCGCTAACCTTAAGCAGGACCAGAGCCGCTAACCTTAACCAGGACCAGAGCCGCTAACCTTAAGCAGGACCAGAGCCGCTAACCTTAACCAGGACCAGAGCCGCTAACCTTAACCAGGACCAGAGCCGCTAACCTTAACCAGGACCAGAGCCGCTAACCTTAACCAGGACCAGAGCCGCTAGCCTTAACCAGGACCAGAATCGCTAACCTTAACCAGGACAAGAGCCGCTAACCTTAACCAGGACAAGAGCCGCTAACCTTAACCAGGACAAGAGCCGTTAACCTTAACCAGGACCAGAATCGCTAACCTTAACCAGGACAAGAGCCGCTAACCTTAACCAGGACAAGAGCCGCTAACCTTAACCAGGACAAGAGCCGCTAACCTTAACCAGGACAAGAGCCGTTAACCTTAACCAGGACCAGAACCGCTAACCTTAACCAGGACAAGAGCCGCTAACCttaaccagaaccagaaccgctAACCTTAACCAGGACAAGAGCCGCTAACCTTAACCGGAACCAGAATCGCTAACCTTAACCGGGACCAGAACCGCTAACCTTAACCAGGACAAGAGCCGCTAACCTTAACCAGGTCCAGAGCCGCTAACCTTAACCAGGACAAGAGCCGCTAACCTTAACCAGGACAAGAGCCGTTAACCTTAACCAGGACCAGAACCGCTAACCTTAACCAGGACAAGAGCCGCTAACCttaaccagaaccagaaccgctAACCTTAACCAGGACAAGAGCCGCTAACCTTAACCGGGACCAGAACCGCTAACCTTAACCGGGACCAGAGCCGCTAACCTTAACCGGGACCAGAGCCGCTAACCTTAACCGGGACCAGAGCCGCTAACCTTAACCAGGTCCAGAGCCGCTAACCTTAACCAGGTCCAGAGCTGCTAACCTTAACCAGGTCCAGAGCCGCTAACCTTAACCAGGACCAGAGCCGCTAACCTTAACCAGGACAAGAGCCGTTAACCTTAACCAGGACCAGAGCCGCTCACCTTAACCAGGTCCAGAGCCGCTAACCTTAACCAGGTCCAGAGCCGCTAACCTTAACCAGGACAAGAACCGCTAAACAATACTTCAGCACAACTGCAGCTTTAACCAGTACAAGAGCCATTACCCATCACTTCAGCACAACTTCGACAACAACCCAAGTAACCCCAAAGCACACCCGTGCCTGCAGTGTTTATTGTGGGTGTACATTCCAGACCTCAACGTGATAAGCCTGACATGTCAGCACCAGTGACAGACAAGCAGTGAGTCGTACAAAGAACTAAAGATGGCGGCTACTCAGCGAAGGCCACGTACGTTGTAGACGGGCATCTTCATCAGGAGCGAGTCCAGGAGCTTGAACATGAGCCGGGCTGCAGGCTGCAGGGAGGCCTGCTTCACCAGGACCTGCCGGGCCTCGTCCGTCCGCCCCTGGAGCACGTAGCTGATGGcctggggagaggggatggaggTGCGGGGGCAGGCCAATTAGTGAGTGACAACGAAGATTCAGGGAGGGTGGATGAGAGGGTAAGGGTTACAGAGGGGTTACAGAACGGTTACTAGACAGAGTGAGTCATTGACAGAGTGAGTCGTTGAGTGAGTAGGGGGATTTGGTATGGTGAGGGGGTGGGTAGGTGTGGTACAGGGAGTGAGCAAATGAGACTTGGGGTTGGGGGCAGGTTCAGGGGTTGGGGGCAGGTTCAGGGGTTGGGGGCAGGTTCAGGGGTTGGGGGCAGGTTCAGGGGTTGGTGGCAGGTTCAGGGGTTGGGGGCAGGTTCAGGGGTTGGGGGCAGGTTCAGGGGTTGGGGGCAGGTTCAGGGGTTGGGGGCAGGTTCAGGGGTTGGTGGCAGGTTCAGGGGTTGGGGGCAGGTTCAGGGGTTGGTGGCAGGTTCAGGGGTTGGTGGCAGGTTCAGGGGTTGGGAGCAGGTTCAGGGGTTGGGGGCAGGTTCAGGGGTTGGGGGCAGGTTCAGGGGTTACTCCTCCTACCACGTCCCAGTACGCGGGGTGTTCGGCCGGGCTCTCGCTCTGCAGCACCTCCCGCGCCTTCTCGTCCACGTCCGCCTTGTGCAGGCGCACCCAGTCCAGCAGGTGGAGCTGTAGAGCGCCGGCTGGAACGGGAGAAGCCCAGCTAGCACAGAACATTCTCGCAACGCTGCCGCAAACGTAGCAGCAGCGTCATAACACTGACGCAACATTCCGGTAACGTAGTGAGAACATTCGATGTGGTCTGGGAAGCACAGGCCCAGGTTCCAATGCCCACGGCACACGGGTTTTGCATAGGCAACTGACATTTGCGGAGCAACTCAGTGTCACGTGCGCtcgcaaacaaacaaacctacGCGCGCCCCCACACAGCTGAATCTACCAACTTTACTACAGCTCATTAGCGCCTAAGCTGATTCACCAATCACTGTTCCAGCACATTGTTTGCATCTCATAAAGCCAGTCATCCATCAGACCTGCGCGTTTACCACTCAGTATGGATGAGAGGGGGTAGTGTTACTCCCCTAACACTCCCTGAACAATTAGCAAGATGTCATATATTACGAGTTgatttaaaagcaaaaataagtCAGCACAACCATTCAACGTTTCAAGCCCAACTATGAACAATATTGCAAAATCGTAATGTTCTGCTGATGAATTGAGGAAGAAATGTTTGGCCAGATAACATGGGTGACGACCACAGCtttacatgtttattttaacaATGATATTTAGAGCTAGAGACTCATCTAAGCCTAGCTTTAAGAGATTCTAGCAGTGGTCATACCCCATCATGAACAAAACACTGCAAAACTACCGGGTTATACTTGAACTCCTAAACATGGAAAATATTCAGCATTAATGATTCGGTGGAACCAAACAAAgtaatgtttctttcttttttagatAGAAATACCGAGTTGTAGTTCTGAAAAGACAGAAGATGTTAGCGGGAAATGGCCAGTAAATTTTCTTTTACTTTCCTGACAGATTTCCACAGTCCTACAGTAAATGAACAAAGTCCCTCCTCTaactataaaataataaataaataatttgtaatttagctaatgtctttatttaaagcgacttagagttgattagactaagcaggggacaatctcccctggagcaatgtggggtgaagggtCTTGTTCAGGGGACTAGACTGCAGGCTGCCCGTTCTAACTGCACTTCCTGTGATAAATGCTGTAAAGGGATAAACACTAACCTGGAGCTGCTTCGATGAACAGCACCTCACACAGGTTCCAGATCAGCTCAACCGCCAGCAGAATCGACACCTGCAAAGAGGATTTAAACTAACAGTAAATGGACATTATTCCTGGATAGTCTGTGAGCCAACCGAGGTGTGCAAGTACCCCCGAGTATAAGGAAGAGTGCTAAAATTAACCCTCAAAAGACCCTCTAGTCTGAACATGAATTATGTGACTAAATAATCAAATtaactaaaaatgtaaattaatttttCCTGGAAATCATACAAGTGATCCGTATCATACCTGATTGCCGTACTGCGTTGCTAAAGTTGCATCTCGCGTAGACACTAGGAGGAGAAAGGGAAATCAGCGCCCCATGTCTTTGTTGATTAAACGCAGATCGGGACAGTGAATCGCGGTCTGAACGCTGTACCTGCAACTTGCTGAAGTTCCTCCATGCAAGCTCTGATCACCGATCTGTAGTTCTTGCTTATACTGACAAAcctaaaacacagaaaaaaaacaccattaaAACAGTTGTGTAATTTAAACAAGAGACGTACAGACGTTGTTCAAATCTGCTCTCGCTGCCGCGTGATTTTCCCACAAACCTACAGAAGAAAAATGACCACGCAGTTGAACACTTAATTCATCGGTCTTGACTACGCATCTTAAAAGCTCATCCCGTCCAGATTGGCGTGATTACAATGATTACGATACAATCGATTTACGGGTGAGGACAGGGGATCCTTACTGGGATTTCTTGTTTTTGCTTGGCACATCCTCTTTGATCTTCTGTAGCCCCACAAATATGTGATGGGACTCGTTAAAGAGCTTCCTCAGAATCGGGGAGTATATGTCCTCGTCTTTCCTCACCACGTGAACGAAAGGACACCCCTGGTCGACAGAGGCAGCGCCTAAAAGAAATGCAGTTGGAAATACGTCATGGGAATAATAGGTGGTTGAGACTTTTCCATCAACCCACCAGATTAATTAAAAACATCGACGGTCTGACAGCTACCTGTTGCTCCGTACTTCGTCTCGTAGACCAGGATGTCCCCCGGGCCCCACACAAATCCTAGGTGCTTCTGGGTGAAGTCGATGCCTGGAATGGGCTGAGGCGGGTGACAATTTTAGGTTAGTAACGTTAAATGAGTATGAGGTCACTCGTAAATTAACTAACGTAAATTACTGCAACTAGCCCGCATACAACAAAACATCATATAATCACGTTTTCTGACTCGTGTAACTTAACGTTGGAAAGTCAACAGGCTGTACAGTAAAGATACTACCGCGCCAGTGGCAAGCACGAGTTAACTAAAGAGCTGCCAATGTAGAAGTTTATATTATTTAACAACACGCGACTGTACATGGGGAGTGCCAGTTGGATATTCCCCGGTAATATTACTTGAACGTTATCAATATAGCCAGTGACTTTACCAACATTAGACAAGTGGTTATCGCTCGATAAATATCAGACACTTGGAAAAAACAACATACTGTAGTTGTCGGCTCGACGTCAACCTCCTCCATTGCGCTGGGGGGAGATAATCGTTTAAATAAAGCTCATGGAaacaatacagtatataatacttATAACCAGACGCTACAAAATCCGGCGCCTCTGCGACCAGTAAAAGGACCCCGTCTCCTTTAAGGAAAGGCTAACTATGTGCCTGAACACAATGTTTTAAAAGAACAGGCATTAAGAAATGCGTATACACGTTCGATTAGTTTTCATAAGCACTTTCCAGGATgacttaattgattaattaattgagCTGGCCCTTTAATTGGCTTTTAATAGTCTAAACGTAGAAAATGCATTCATCCAGCGCAACTTTTGAAAGTCAAGTATTTCCATAGGCATTGCAAAGTTGAAAGGAATTGTCCCACACGGTTTGTTTAAACAGATGTGGGAAAAATATGGGAGAGAGGTCGTTTTACTATACATCTCTGGGCtaactaaatgtgttatatatTTTGCATGTAAAGAAATTTCTGTGGCCACTGGATATGTGTGATCCCCTGtaaaatgtctaaaaaaaacattttgaggaGATCTCTCATCTTTCACCCAATTCatcatgaaaacaaatacataaaaataatgtaaatagaagccattttaattcatttctacCAAAAATGCATTACTTTTGAAAGTAAATGAGTCTGTGATAGATGACAGTAGAAtatggaatttaaaaaatatagttCATGCATATATAGTTATTAAAAACACTggacagtatatatatatgattttaCTGATGGTGTGGTGTTTTGGAAGGGTGGGGGTGCTCCTGTTTCCATGACATAAAAACAAGATGGCCACTGCAGCTCACAGTTCACCATCAGAATTTTCCAGAAAACAGGCTTACACCAACACATTCTGCAATATGTATTTACAATTACTTGTGTCCACCAAATatgtttcatttacattcattcaATTACCATTTTACCTGACTCATGAACATATTTTAGGATTTCATCggtacattttcaacaaaacgAAAAAGAAGGTTATGTTCTTCATGCGCGTGCACGAGGTATTGCGCGACGGAGAGCATGCCATGTCAACGCGCATTAGGTCACTCCCGCCCAGGCGAGCACTCCACACGTATCTCGTGACCAGACTCTGGCCAATGCTACTTATTTGTGAGGACGTCCAAGTAATCGTGACCGCGCACGCAAGACCGGTTTTTTAATTGgaggcgtgtgcgtgcgcgcccCCGTAGACTCTTTGTGTAGTGGCGTAGAGAGACGCGCAGAGTTTAGCCATGGCGGACGAAAAACCCAAGGTGAGTATCCATAAGGAAAATGCAAAATATGCAATATTCACTGAAAATTGACTTGCAGTGCTCAAAGAGTTATATCTATAGTTATAGATTAGATGATACAACGATTTTCCAAGTTAGATAAATAATCTGTGTTTATTCAGAGAGAAACACCGGAAGAGATGTGAACGCGCCTGCACGGGCGGGTAGCTAGACAGTAAGCTTAGCGTGCTATCTGGCGATCTAGTCTCATGCAGATTTAGCATTTCTAAGTCAATTTACCAACGCGTAATTTTCCGTTTAATAATGTGAAATTGTACTTGTGTGAAAAATAATTCGCCAGTAAATTATTCTCATCGCTAGATAAATAAAGCTCCCAAGACTTGGTAGACTAACGTTAATTAGATCAACGTGTCCAGTGGTTAGCTACTAGTTAGCCCGTTACATGCACAGCTAACGTTAGTTCGCTGCTCTGCCAGTTGGCGACCTGAATACTCTTCACTATGATGAAAAATATGCCTTCGTAAATGTCATATTGCAGCTTCATCCATTGACAAAACAGCATCGAAGTATTATGATAACGTTAACTTGTAATTTACTGAACGTTATAGTTAACCCCTGAGAGAACTGATGCAGCCAGCTGTTTGTTGACGTTACAGTGAAGAGTAGTTGGGATtattgaatgaaaataaaagttgtAAACACAGTAGTTATTCATCCAGGAGCCCTCGAATAACCTCTGAAAAAAGTGATTCGCGTCTTCGTTGGATGAGGCGGTATGATTTCGGTCCAACCGGTGTGTTATAAAAGATGGCTAGATGGTCAGCAAGGAAATGCCATTGATGCGTCGTGTGATGGTAGTGTTATCGTGAATGGCACGACTATCGTGTCGAATAAAAATGCCACCTGTGTGCATCCGTAGCCCAGACCAactttccttttatttatttaggttaCCTTATGAGCGTATAATTGGGTTGCTGGATTGTATTGTGTAATAATGGATAGATAATGTTTGCTCTAACTCATTGAAGCCAATAAACAGTCGGGCGGCAAACGGATAAAAGTGTAACGCTGTCCGAAACCAAAACAATGTCTATCATCCCAATCCATTAAATACTTCGCTGGCGTTAGGTTTTTTGCCATAATTGGTCATTGATAAACCAGGGACACAGTAAATGAGTATATGGTTAAAATGAAGTTGCATAGTCTTTCTTCATCTGCACAGCATAGTGTCTGTGAATTACCTCAAAGGAAACCTCATATACATCTACTTGAACAAAATATACACAGTCTAATTGGCGGCAGTATTAGTCATTGAGCTTATTATCTAAATGGCCGTCTAAATGGGATAGATAACTATGTAAACATTGCTGTCCTCATGTTTACCAATGAGCTTTATGAATTACATTTCACTAAATCATATTTCACTCGTTGGGTTGGAGGTATCGGGTACGCAGGGTAAGGTGTAAAACGGGGATAAGGACTGGTGAATATTTATTATTGACCATTTTTGTACTTTGTGTCTTCTGATGGGAGGAAGTCATGCAGAATTAACTGTAATTGTAATGTGAACGTTCCTGGGAATGCGAATTGCCCCTTGAGCCAATCGCAGGGGCCCCCCTTGTTCTGCATGGCCCTTTGAAAAAGGAAAACGCCACTAAGCTGTactgccccctagtggacaATCTTGGTTATGTACCGAGGAAATGTTGTGCATGCCAGGAGCACTTCCAAAAATGGGTTTTGCATTCCATTCTGAAAGGGATAGTCCACTTTCTAAAATGTGTCTAGTCAGTTTTTTGTGTGCAACGAAGAATGTTTTGGGTACAGACGTTTTTGCATGAAGCATTTGCACAGACACAAAGAGTTTTCAGTTCTGGCGATTCGTTTTTGGTCAAGGTCTACTATATTGTGCAGTGAATTCCTTATTTCCGTCTGCACCATTGTTGATATCAGAAAGCCTCATCAGTCCTTTGGCCTGGTTCCGAACAAAGACCAGATTAAATGTTAAACTGGAGGCATAACATCTTTGTGCAAGCTACTTTGGAGTGAGATGAAGTGTACTTTCTTGCTGCTGggtgctgattggttgttggCGTTTCTGTATGTGAACGTTCAGGCACTGATTTTGACCGCTATTCTCTCTCCTCGCCCACAGGAGGGAGTGAAGACGGAAAACAACGACCACATCAACCTGAAGGTGGCGGGGCAGGACGGCTCGGTGGTGCAGTTCAAGATCAAGAGGCACACACCGCTCAGCAAGCTTATGAAGGCATACTGCGAGAGACAGGTGAGCTCATACTGAGACAGGTGAGCTCATACTGAGACAGGTGAGCTCAGTGttctgagagagacaggtgagctcatactgagacagacaggtgagcTCATACTGGGAGAGACAGGTGAGCTCAGTGttctgagagagacaggtgagctcatactgagacagacaggtgagcTCATACTGGGAGAGACAGGTGAGCTCAGCGTACTGAGATAGACAGGTGAGCTCATTCTGGGAGAGACAGGTGAGCTCAGCATActgagacagacaggtgagctcagtgtactgagagagacaggtgtgctcatactgagagagacaggtgtgctcatactgagagagacaggtgagctcagcagactgagagagacaggtgagctctgtactgagagagacaggtgagctcatactgagagagacaggtgagctcagcgtactgagagagacaggtgagctcgtactgagagagacagatgagctcatactgagagagacaggtgagctcatactgagagagacaggtgagctcatactgagagagacaggtgagctcatactgagagagacaggtgagttcagtgtactgagagagacaggtgagctcatactgagagagacaggtgagttcagtgtactgagagagacaggtgagctcagcgtactgagagagacaggtgagctcgtactgagagagacagatgagctcatactgagagagacaggtgagctcagcgtactgagagagacaggtgagctcgtactgagagagacaggtgagctcatactgagagagacaggtgagctcatactgagagagacaggtgagctcatactgagagagacaggtgagttcagtgtactgagagagacaggtgagctcagtgtactgagagagacaggtgagctcatactgagagagacaggtgagctcagcgtactgagagagacaggtgagctcgtactgagagagacagattaGCTcatactgagagagacaggtgagctcatactgagagagacaggtgagctcatactgagagagacaggtgagctcatactgagagagacaggtgagctcatactgagagagacaggtgagcttAGGGTGCAGCACACCTGGGCTCCAAACACGCCTGGGCTGTTAACACATCTGGGCTCTTAACACATCTGGGCGCTTTTCTTGGCAGCGAAACCACTTTTTTCGGACATATCAGGCAATTTGCATTGAATGTCGATGACCGGCAGGTTTGTGCCAGTTTGTGAGACTGACCACGGCCGTGTGCCAATCAGCACACTTGTATGCTCAGGAGTAGGCCAGTACGCTGATTTGATTAGGCCACACTCTGACCCTCAGTATGAATGGGCCCAGTGAAATCTCGCGCACGGTCAGGCATCAATCACACTGGGGTAGCCCGATGCATTTTTCACTTATGCACCAAGGACATTTCTGCTTcttgtattttcagttttttcctcCCCAAATTGTCTCATCATGTACATTGACGTTGACACACAAtgttaaatggttggaatttatgtagcacctttagccaaagtgctatacaattgatgtttctcattcacccattcgtacatgcactcacacaccgacggcgattggctgccatgcaaggcgccgaccagctcgtcaggagcattttggggttaggtgtcttgctcagggacacttcgacacacccagggcaggaatcccaaccggcaaccctccgactgccagacgactgctcttaccacctgagccaatgtcgcctgaGGCAATGTCGCCCCCAAAAGGTCATCTTCTGTGTACTGCATTTTTTAAAGGTCGAAGAACAGTGGGACTCTGCCTGTTATGGCACAGATCAATTCTGGTAATCCCTAAACACCTCTGCCCAGCGTGTAGCACATCACATCAAAGGCAGACTCTCCGGAGAACTGCAGCTCTGGAGATTCCTGGTACTTCCGCCGGTTCGGTGATTCTGCACTGTTTTAATTCCGTAGTTTGCAGTACTGTCTCCTTTGGGAGCATAGCAGGGGGGAGCTTTTGCGAGCGAAAGGGCGCCGAAATGGCGGAAATATTCCTGCAGGGCAAACCATGTGCGTTTTTATCAGGAAATCAGTTGCGCGTCAGAGCCAGGTCCAATCCAAAACCAGTGGGCcgtaaaaaaaactgctcaaaaaGACCAGTGATCAGTCCTCCAGACCTCCAGGCTTTGGTGGTGCGTGCCAGATCCTGTCCTGCTGCCCAGATCACatgcccctcccttccccaccTATGAACAGGCTGCTGGATTGACGTGTGCGGTTTAGCAGCCAAGCTTCTCCGTCTGTGGTGATCGCCGAACCGGAAGGCTTCTTCCTGTTCGCAGAACCCTCAGaccgtgttctagaactccacgtCGCTTTCAGTCACCGGTGATGATTGTTGCGTCATCagaattagaatgttcagttaacaaCATTCTACTCATACATTCGTGACCTCGCacccttaaagggttaaagcggAATCCCACGGGTGGTTCCTCCGCCAGTGCTGCTGTGTTGTACGGCCACGGCATAAGAGTAGACTCTGTGTACTGAATGCTCttgtgttcttttatttttgtgttctttttttggttttgttttgttttccctgtGAGAGTCATGCACCACATGAAAGGTCCCCGGCGCGACGGTTAGGCGGAGATCAAGCCTGCAGGCACGGTCCGACCCCGGCCCGGTTGTTGTCcgctgaaaggtttttttttttttttcttcttcagcctTTTCAGGATCTTCCTCTCCAGATTAGTGGCTCTGGCTCTTTAGTTTGATCCATTCTTCGTAACACAGAGAGATAGACGTGGTCAAGTTCCGCAGATGAGGCGTGCCAGTCGCAACATGCCTGCCATTCCCTGTAATCCACCACACCCTTTAATGAGCTGTAATGCAGGGCTGTGCTGCTGCTTTAGGTGCTGcaggatgggggatggggggatggggggggggggggctgtgcaTGCAGGGAAATATTCTCACGCTGTGTGGTCTGGTCTGCTAGTAGGGCACTGGCAACACACAATCCCAAatacagggctgcccaaccctgctcgtGGAGATCTGCCGTCCTGTTGgtgttcactccaaccctaacaaagcacacctcattcaacagctagagcagggcagcCCAACCCTAATAAAGCCATAATTCTCAACAGCCAGTGATCTCGTTCGGCTACTAATCGGATGTAATTGGGTGTGCTAAATTAGGCTTGAAATGAAAATCTATCGGACgggagatctccaggaacatggttggtCAGCCCTACTCTAATCCATGTTtttggtggtgtggttttatacatatatagtgCATTTGGGGATGTGGGGTTCATGGGTGCAGCTCTTCACTGCTAAGGCCTTCAATTCTGAtccatttttattcttttttgctTTCCCTGTCTGAATGTGGAAGAAAAACACATATGGAGGGTGGACTGCCCTTCGACCGTGTGATGTCATAACGACGTCATGCCAAACTAATGTGTCCACGAATATAAACAGCAGTTATGTAACCAGGATCACCGTTCACGGTTTCCATTTGTCAGCAATGCGTAATGGGTTAGTCATTTGAGGCTTTTCCGTCGGCCTGCTCTGTTGTTGAGTGTTGAAACACTGACCAGTACACACTGAGCTCTAACGGAAGAGTTTCAAAAGCCAACTGACAAACAACTCTGTGACACCAACACGAAATGCTTAT
It encodes the following:
- the LOC133114477 gene encoding small ubiquitin-related modifier 2, which translates into the protein MADEKPKEGVKTENNDHINLKVAGQDGSVVQFKIKRHTPLSKLMKAYCERQGLTMRQIRFRFDGQPINETDTPAQLEMEDEDTIDVFQQQTGGLY